From the Solanum stenotomum isolate F172 unplaced genomic scaffold, ASM1918654v1 scaffold23673, whole genome shotgun sequence genome, the window tagtaaattGGTATCAATTTGatcttttatccttttttttattacacGTACGATAATATGTCTAGGCCAAAAATATGAAGTCACCTTATAATTTACACGTTTAAAAGATTAGAACTAAATATTAcgatttgtttttaaaaaattcaggTTTCGGAGGAAATGGAGCGACGATGTTCTTCCTAATATTCGCGATATTAGCATCGGTGTTGGGCATAATATCGAAGCTGTTAGGAGCGAATCATCTAAGGGCATGGAGAAATGATAGTCTTGCTGCTGCGGGTTCATCTGCTTTAATCGCGTGGGCTGTTACTGCACTTGCTTTCGGGTAATTAATCTTCAATTAATATCTAGACGACGATTAATTTTCACGGTAGTATCATGTTGTTTGATTATGTCgaaattctttttatttgttataaatcGTGTATGATCATCTTATCTAAGATAAGTAAGTTTAAGCGGTTAGAAGAAtacatttttattagttaattgtaTTTCAACACATCTTATCACGTGTGGACTTGATTCTTTTCATGGCCAAAGCATATAGAAATTCCTTTTGATACGAGTCTCTCTGAGAGATTTCAcacatttttattagttaattgtaTTCTTAACACACCTCATCACGATGGACCTGATTCTTTTCATGGCCAAAGCGCATAGAAATTCCTTTTGATACGAGTGTTGGTGAGAGATCTCATATATGCTCTGCTCTGATATCATATTGAATTGTGTTTAAAGTATTTATCTTAAAGCTTGCACGGTTAGAGAGAGCATAATTTTATCagttaattgtattttcaaCATTATTAGAAATCGTAAAATATAATTCGTcgaattttttttgggaattttttgtTAGGTTGGCATGTAAGGAGATTAACATAGGAGGATGGAGAGGGTGGAGGCTAAGAGTTGTTGAAGGTTTCATAATAGTTCTTGGAATTACTGAACTTCTCTATGTTCTTATGCTTCACTCTGGATTGTTCAATAGCACCTACGGTCCGGGCTATAGGGACAACGAGTATGGCGTTGGTCCACCGCATGGTGGAGTCCCGGGGACCGGAATCGCGGAGAAGGGGACCGGTTACACTGGAGCTAGGGTTTAATTTAGTTTTCGAAGTTGACATAGTGTTTTAACTATGTATGTTCAAATGTCTTATTATTGAAagtttattttactttttaatgtTGAACACTGGTGTGGAGTTGGTTTTGCTTTCTCTAATTTGAAGTAATGTTGTTTGTTGCAAAACAAAACATTTGAAGGGGTTAAAAGTGGGGGCGGAGTTATGTGGGGATTATTGAATCTGGAAGACAGTagctttgttgtatattttttatttgtattagaaaattaaataaatatatatatgcatattaATTCGTGAATAAATTAATTGACAATTTAGTGGTAAGGAAGGGattgtgaaaatattttcaaccttTAAGAGTTCAGGGTTTAAATCTCATTATCAAGAAAAAGTAAGTTTGGaaccctaaactcttaattcttttgaatttttgaatttttaaatttttaatgttgACTCCGTCTCTGGTTAAAACTTTTAATAATAGACTTTGAATAATGTCATAAAATCCCACCTAGTTGGTCTTTGTTTCCTTGTTAAAACAGCTAGACAGTTTTACTTGGGCCAAGCAAGTGTAGTTGGACTTGGTAAACTTTGAGGATTTTGGACCAACAAATTTAGGCTTTTCTGTACGATTCATCAAAGATTGGTATACATATGAAGGCATTGGTCTATCGGTGTCTCTAATTCAACTCTTGATGGACAGAGTTATTTGGTATATGTGCGCTGGTGGTAATTTAGTTCAAATATGAAGGCGTATATGTGCGTTGGTGGTAGCTGGTGGTAATTTAGTTCAAATACGAAGGCGTCAAGTGATATACAAAGGCGCTATATCGAATTTGCAATAAGTGATATACAAAGGCGTTATATCGAATTTGCAATATTTTGGGTGGTATACATATGAAGGCATTGGTCTAATGGTGTTTCGGGGAAATCATGCGCAATTTGGGTGGTATACATATGAACGCATTGGTCTATCGGTGGCTCGGGGAAAATGGAAATTTAGTTCAAGTCCTGATGGACGGAGTTATTTCGATAGTAATATAAAGTTACTCGGTATATGTACAATAGTGGTAACTTAATTGATAAACGTAGTTACTCTATAGATATATGTGATGGTACGATGGTGGTGGAAGCACTCttaattatgaaaaatcttTACTTGCTTATGACATTTacataaaacaaaataacataACTTAACAATTTGTAAATTAAAGAGAATATACATGTCATTTAACAATAGATTACGTAATAAAAATTCATTTGCAAAACACATTAATGTTATTTGGTCAATCAGCGAGTGTGTGCACATATTTTTTCAGGCTAGTCACATTTTCATTTGGCTTGCTACCAGGGCCGTCTTAACCCCTAGGCTACTAAAGTCATCGCTTGGGGCtcccatttttttaaaaaataattacttatataagttatttgaaaaaataataataattatatgtactatgagtgttatgatttctactaaggaaattgcatatgagatgaaaataaagttgaatttcgtaagaaacaatttaatgaaaatatggatAGCAAAATCACAAAAtcccttgaagaatcttttagagttgattgctttatatatgtaaagtagatcaaactattttttcacttcaaaataaatttcaaccaactaaagcatatgaaaatatttttatttcttatttagtggtaaactattgagatcactagatgatgataatttttaaaaaatatattgtcttaaccttgaactttctttaacacgtaatagttattctgatattgatgattgagatttattttttgaattaaaaatgttaaagaaatcatacaagtagaagataatgatctaattaaaaaaatactcaatcaaataagaagacttgattctttttcaaatacacatattgcttatagaataatgttaagaGTTCCTATAATTGTTGCCTCAGTCGAAAGACGTTTTttcgaaattaaaattgattaaatcttctttaagatcaacaatgtctcaaaAGAGATTGAATGATTTAGctatattatcatttgaaaaggaattattaaAACGAATTGATTATAAAACAATACCTCATGACTTCGCATCTAATTAAAATAGGTagaaaagtagattttaaacaaatgtatatatgatgaaaaaacaaaataag encodes:
- the LOC125851249 gene encoding membrane protein PM19L-like yields the protein MARAVGRSLAGPLLFLNLLMYLIVLGFASWCLNRFINGQTNHPSFGGNGATMFFLIFAILASVLGIISKLLGANHLRAWRNDSLAAAGSSALIAWAVTALAFGLACKEINIGGWRGWRLRVVEGFIIVLGITELLYVLMLHSGLFNSTYGPGYRDNEYGVGPPHGGVPGTGIAEKGTGYTGARV